In Thalassoglobus sp. JC818, a single window of DNA contains:
- a CDS encoding glutaredoxin: MLSLTPFAVRSHLWSVVLFCVLPIGLLAADEPSQQCFSIEFFYDSGQNEAAELQAKLREFAAQRGGLILHFRDLNESPDVRTRLDEIAKHFRLADVKLPAVYGMKYVAADIQSPDQLETRLNEILRMTAYVRNGCPHCAATKAFLAKYGSRYPALEIVYKEVITSQAANQEMQGIVRRYGQRAASLPVIHYCNGLTIGFDRESTTGKQILQTLDYWSRSCASQKKSSAETVNAN; encoded by the coding sequence GTGCTGTCTCTGACGCCATTCGCTGTGCGCTCTCATCTCTGGAGTGTCGTTCTTTTTTGCGTTCTTCCGATCGGCCTGCTGGCAGCAGATGAACCGTCACAACAATGCTTTTCGATCGAATTCTTCTACGACTCCGGACAGAACGAAGCTGCGGAACTTCAGGCGAAGCTGCGCGAGTTTGCAGCCCAGCGAGGTGGTTTGATTCTCCACTTCCGTGACTTGAACGAATCTCCGGACGTGAGAACGCGCCTCGACGAGATCGCTAAACACTTCCGACTTGCCGATGTCAAACTTCCGGCTGTCTATGGGATGAAGTACGTCGCTGCAGACATTCAGAGTCCGGATCAACTCGAAACTCGGCTCAATGAAATCTTGAGGATGACCGCATATGTCCGAAACGGCTGTCCTCACTGTGCTGCAACGAAAGCGTTCCTCGCCAAATACGGCTCGCGTTATCCCGCGCTTGAGATCGTCTACAAAGAAGTGATCACCAGTCAGGCTGCCAATCAGGAAATGCAAGGCATTGTGCGACGCTACGGACAACGGGCCGCTAGTCTTCCGGTCATTCACTACTGCAATGGATTGACGATTGGGTTCGATCGCGAATCGACGACCGGAAAGCAGATCCTGCAAACGCTCGACTATTGGTCACGCAGTTGTGCGAGTCAAAAAAAAAGTTCAGCCGAAACAGTGAACGCGAACTAA
- a CDS encoding SulP family inorganic anion transporter, whose translation MLNFFRQNSESVRSDLLSGITVALALVPEAIAFAFLLGVSPLIGLYSAAFVGLIAAVCGGRPGMISGATGAMAVVVIGLVSEHGIEYLFPAVMLCGVLQVLAGLLGLGKLIRMVPHSVELGFVNGLAIVIGLAQLGSFKTLSGSGELVYLSGPRLAVMLVLVAVTMAIIWLLPKLTRAVPASLAAIVVVTLLSLGINHNIEHVEGQHYIATVGDMLRTNLAAAENSTGHGSHHSESGAADSTEEVAVAVNEVEATESGETVADELAVAAASPNSARGISGSLPLPFFLQYKLVPFNLDTFWIILPYSIVLCGVGLIESLMTLSLIDEITQTRGQGNRECLGQGAANLFCGLMGGMGGCAMIGQSLINVNSGGRGRLSGITAAVALLIFVLFLGPLIEQISMAALVGVMFMVVIGTFEWASIKMFEKMPTSDVLVMVLVTTYTVVMHDLATAVILGIVVSALVFAWKHSTHIFADVKFNQYGSKIYQLHGPLFFASVSSFKDLFDFENDPDDVVIDFYFSRVYDQSGLEAINSISEKYDNAGKRLHLTHLSEECRQLLDRAGEFVEVNVSEDPHYHVATDRLG comes from the coding sequence ATGCTCAATTTCTTTCGTCAGAATTCTGAGTCAGTTCGAAGCGATCTTCTCTCGGGGATTACAGTCGCGTTGGCACTCGTTCCCGAAGCGATTGCTTTCGCATTTTTGCTCGGCGTTTCCCCACTCATTGGACTTTACTCCGCCGCGTTCGTTGGCCTGATTGCCGCCGTGTGCGGTGGTCGTCCGGGGATGATCTCGGGAGCAACAGGAGCGATGGCTGTCGTCGTCATCGGATTGGTTTCCGAACATGGAATCGAATACCTCTTTCCGGCAGTGATGTTGTGCGGTGTGCTACAGGTGCTGGCTGGCCTGCTGGGTCTTGGAAAGCTCATTCGAATGGTTCCGCACTCAGTGGAACTGGGGTTCGTGAACGGATTGGCAATTGTGATTGGATTAGCACAGCTGGGCAGTTTCAAAACGCTTTCCGGCTCCGGCGAATTGGTCTATCTCAGCGGACCGCGACTGGCTGTAATGCTCGTTCTGGTCGCTGTGACAATGGCCATTATTTGGCTTCTCCCGAAATTAACTCGTGCCGTCCCAGCTTCTCTTGCAGCGATTGTTGTCGTGACGCTTCTTTCACTCGGGATTAATCACAACATCGAACATGTTGAGGGGCAGCACTACATTGCGACAGTGGGAGACATGTTGCGAACGAACCTCGCCGCAGCCGAGAATTCCACCGGACATGGTTCGCATCACTCAGAAAGTGGCGCGGCTGATTCAACGGAGGAGGTTGCCGTCGCAGTGAATGAAGTCGAGGCAACCGAAAGCGGTGAGACGGTTGCTGACGAACTGGCTGTCGCTGCTGCCTCACCGAACTCGGCGCGAGGCATCAGCGGTTCACTCCCGTTGCCGTTTTTCCTGCAGTACAAGTTGGTTCCATTCAACCTCGATACATTTTGGATCATCCTGCCGTATTCAATTGTTCTGTGCGGCGTCGGCCTGATTGAGTCGCTGATGACTCTCTCCCTTATCGACGAAATCACCCAGACACGAGGGCAGGGAAACCGAGAGTGTTTGGGGCAGGGGGCTGCGAATCTCTTTTGTGGCCTGATGGGTGGAATGGGCGGATGTGCGATGATTGGTCAGTCGCTGATCAACGTCAACTCCGGTGGTCGAGGGCGTCTTTCCGGAATCACTGCAGCAGTCGCCTTATTAATTTTCGTGCTTTTCCTCGGACCGCTAATCGAACAGATTTCCATGGCTGCCCTTGTGGGTGTCATGTTCATGGTCGTCATCGGAACATTCGAGTGGGCGTCAATTAAGATGTTCGAAAAAATGCCGACGAGCGACGTTCTCGTCATGGTTCTCGTGACCACTTACACCGTCGTCATGCATGATCTCGCAACAGCTGTGATCCTCGGGATTGTTGTTTCGGCACTGGTTTTTGCCTGGAAGCATTCGACTCACATTTTTGCCGACGTCAAATTCAATCAGTATGGAAGCAAAATCTATCAGCTTCACGGCCCGCTCTTCTTCGCATCGGTCAGCTCATTCAAAGACCTGTTTGACTTCGAGAACGACCCGGACGACGTCGTGATTGACTTCTACTTTTCGCGAGTCTACGACCAGTCAGGTCTTGAAGCGATCAACTCTATCAGCGAGAAGTACGACAACGCAGGCAAACGTCTTCACCTGACTCACTTGAGTGAGGAATGTCGTCAGCTGCTGGATCGTGCAGGCGAGTTCGTCGAAGTCAACGTCTCTGAAGATCCTCACTATCATGTTGCAACAGATCGGTTGGGATAG